Proteins from a single region of Chaetodon trifascialis isolate fChaTrf1 chromosome 10, fChaTrf1.hap1, whole genome shotgun sequence:
- the tigara gene encoding probable fructose-2,6-bisphosphatase TIGAR A, giving the protein MSAPQLRSSSVVSLRSMKALTFGLTLVRHGETQYNKEGLLQGQAIDSPLSETGLQQAEAAGRYLKDVKFTDVFVSDMLRARQTAEKIMKHNSSCSALQMACDPLLKEKSFGIAEGGRVQDLRDMAKAAGQSFPGFTPPEGETQEQVKERVKEFMEKMLQQVGAKHWHNRGEDKSPSCVPPEASPVEGKADDGLRGVLVHALVVTHGAYMCVAVRYFVEELRCSVPLGSDRAHMFSLSPNTGLCRFILTVRKEDDRFKLSGIRCVFVHRGDHVQQ; this is encoded by the exons AtgtctgctcctcagctccGCTCGTCCTCCGTCGTCTCCCTCCGGAGCATGAAAGCGCTGACGTTTGGACTAACCCTCGTTCGACA CGGGGAAACACAGTACAACAAAGAAGGCCTGCTGCAAG GTCAGGCTATAGACTCGCCCCTGTCTGAGACGGggctgcagcaggctgaggcTGCAGGCCGTTACCTGAAGGATGTCAAGTTCACCGACGTGTTTGTCAGTGATATGCTTCGTGCCCGGCAG ACtgctgaaaaaataatgaaacataacagcagctgctctgctctacAGATGGCGTGTGACCCTTTACTTAAAGAGAAG AGCTTTGGGATCGCAGAAGGTGGACGGGTGCAGGACTTGAGAGACATGGCCAAGGCAGCCGGTCAGTCATTTCCAGGCTTCACCCCTCCAGAGGGGGAGACGCAGGAGCAG GTGAAGGAGCGGGTTAAAGAGTTCATGGAGAAAATGCTCCAGCAAGTTGGGGCCAAACACTGGCACAACAGAGGTGAGGACAAAAGTCCCTCATGTGTCCCACCAGAAGCTTCTCCTGTGGAGGGAAAGGCAGACGACGGGCTCAGGGGCGTCCTCGTCCACGCTTTGGTGGTCACCCACGGGGCCTACATGTGCGTGGCAGTGCGCTACTTTGTGGAGGAGCTCCGTTGCTCCGTGCCTCTGGGTTCTGACAGGGCACACATGTTCTCTTTAAGTCCGAACACAGGTCTGTGCCGGTTTATACTCACCGTGAGGAAAGAGGACGACAGGTTCAAACTGTCAGGGATACGCTGCGTGTTTGTCCACAGAGGGGACCATGTCCAACAGTAG
- the LOC139337115 gene encoding fibroblast growth factor 23-like: MQAAFLSLVLIAIHVSVPVVCTMRLRDPRRLSHQQSSTGAHADASSGTGRLYEELSGSLRKGVHTHFLVILPVRTDRSNSVSIFDLRRRRFLCMDSKGRLYSSRQRDRGDCLFQRIWFDLATRRDVLYSVSGARLLKLDRAELGVASQEPPEASSALVERFLGPLVKRQRRSEEVNPSDPLRSQSHPSHSAKDHKDAAQGQPEQDQAGAVSKETITSCDDPLRVLQPNGPVSPVKTNIVDRAEQD, encoded by the exons ATGCAAGCAGCTTTCCTCTCACTCGTCCTCATTGCCATACATGTGTCTGTACCGGTGGTTTGTACAATGAGGCTGCGGGACCCACGGCGACTTTCccatcagcagagcagcacaggagCACATGCAGACGCATCCAGCGGGACAGGACGTCTCTACGAGGAGCTGAGCGGGTCACTGCGAAAAGgcgttcacacacactttctgg TTATTTTGCCAGTAAGGACAGATAGAAGCAACTCTGTGTCAATATTTGATTTGAGAAGAAGACGGTTCCTCTGTATGGACTCAAAGGGGAGGCTGTACAGCTCC AGGCAAAGGGACAGAGGAGATTGTCTCTTCCAGCGCATTTGGTTTGATTTGGCGACCCGTCGTGACGTGCTTTATTCTGTGAGTGGGGCCCGGCTACTGAAACTGGATCGAGCTGAGCTGGGAGTTGCGAGCCAGGAGCCACCTGAGGCCTCCTCGGCCCTGGTGGAGAGGTTCCTGGGTCCCTTggtaaagagacagaggaggagcgaggaggtgAACCCCTCTGATCCGTTAAGATCGCAGTCACATCCCTCACATTCTGCCAAGGATCACAAGGATGCAGCGCAAGGGCAGCCTGAGCAGGACCAGGCCGGTGCTGTGTCCAAAGAGACCATCACGTCCTGTGACGACCCGCTGCGCGTCTTACAGCCCAACGGGCCCGTCAGTCCTGTCAAGACGAATATTGTAGACCGGGCAGAACAAGACTAA
- the LOC139337545 gene encoding fibroblast growth factor 4B-like — protein sequence MAVAQRLLVSMSCEAGTPHWTLTAVVLLGFLLGIVSAYPLPSSRTNATLLEKRWETLFSRSVLGISGEKPELNWESDYLLGIKRVRRLYCNVGIGFHLQILPDGRINGVHNENQYSLIEISTVERGVVSLYGVKSELFVAMNSRGRLYGTTVFLDECKFKESLLPNNYNAYESLVYRGSYIALSKHGRVKRGNKATTAMTVTHFLPRI from the exons ATGGCCGTTGCGCAAAGGCTCCTCGTCAGTATGTCCTGCGAGGCCGGCACGCCGCACTGGACGCTGACCGCGGTGGTTCTCCTAGGCTTTCTGCTGGGGATCGTGTCAGCGTACCCTTTACCGAGCAGCAGGACAAATGCAACTTTACTGGAGAAAAGATGGGAGACCCTCTTCTCCCGCTCTGTACTGGGGATCTCCGGGGAGAAACCAGAGCTGAACTGGGAGAGTGACTATCTGCTGGGCATCAAAAGAGTCCGGAGGCTCTACTGCAACGTGGGCATCGGGTTTCACCTTCAGATCCTCCCCGACGGCAGGATAAACGGTGTACATAATGAAAACCAGTACA GTCTAATAGAGATCTCTACGGTGGAGAGAGGAGTGGTTAGCCTGTATGGGGTGAAGAGTGAGTTGTTTGTCGCAATGAACAGCCGTGGAAGGTTATACGGAACG ACAGTCTTCCTTGATGAGTGCAAGTTCAAGGAGAGCTTGCTCCCAAACAACTACAACGCCTACGAGTCTCTGGTTTACAGAGGCTCCTACATAGCGCTCAGCAAGCATGGCCGTGTGAAGAGGGGCAACAAGGCCACCACTGCCATGACCGTAACGCACTTCCTACCCCGAATATGA
- the LOC139337638 gene encoding solute carrier family 45 member 3, with the protein MPGWRSQWRLVLLNSLTCGLEICVAAGITYVPPLLLEAGVEERYMTMVLGIGPVLGLLFIPLIGSASDHCNSSYGRRRPFIWLLSLGVLLALVIIPHADVLAARLAWGGRTLQVAFLIIGVGLLDFCGQVCFTPLEALLSDLYRDEEDCGQAFAMFSFMVSLGGCVGYLLPALDWSRGLLSVYLGGQAECLFSLLILIFISSVLITMKVSEEPSCASGGLAGSGSLLESGAGVMEAGRCGVPRSCCYLLKCKLRLLKSGPLLCLLRTCWSMTPAIYRSYCHVPRVMRQLCVAQLCSWMAVMSFMLFYTDFVGEGLYEGVPSALPGSLSRQRYDEGIRMGSLGLFLQCATSTFFSLVMSRLVRHFGSRWVYLSSMVSFTASALVICLSKSVVLVTVMAALTGYAYATLQTLPYTLTCHYHKEKEVYMPKKKTKSIHKNGITTKPDSVYLTPVEEEGGLNHKAGAPYGNAFIGQDSYEYYPSPHGQNGSSHGSGGTKQEETESGFEKRGVGLDFAILDSTFLLSQVFPTLFMGMIVQFAQSVTAYIASSAIFGAVAIYLASQIIFDQKDLKS; encoded by the exons GTATCGGTCCGGTGCTCGGCCTCCTGTTCatccctctgattggctcagccaGTGACCACTGCAACAGCAGCTATGGCAGACGACGGCCTTTCATTTGGCTGCTGTCTTTGGGAGTCCTCCTGGCGCTCGTCATCATTCCCCATGCTGACGTGCTGGCTGCACGCCTTGCCTGGGGTGGGCGCACTCTCCAG GTGGCCTTCCTCATCATCGGGGTTGGGCTTCTTGACTTTTGTGGACAGGTGTGCTTCACACCTCTGGAGGCTCTTTTGTCGGACCTGTATCGGGACGAGGAGGACTGCGGCCAGGCCTTCGCCATGTTCTCCTTCATGGTCAGCTTGGGAGGCTGTGTGGGTTATTTGCTACCCGCGCTGGACTGGAGTCGCGGCCTCCTCTCTGTTTACCTGGGAGGCCAGGCAGAGTGCCTCTTCTCCCtgctcatcctcatcttcatctccagTGTGCTCATCACCATGAAGGTGTCTGAGGAGCCCTCGTGTGCTAGCGGGGGCTTGGCAGGGTCCGGATCGTTACTGGAGTCGGGGGCTGGGGTGATGGAGGCCGGCCGATGCGGCGTGCCGCGCTCGTGCTGCTACCTGCTGAAGTGTAAGCTGAGGCTGCTGAAGTCCGGACccctgctgtgtctgctgaggACATGCTGGTCCATGACCCCGGCCATCTACAGGAGCTACTGCCATGTCCCGCGGGTGATGAGGCAGCTGTGCGtggctcagctctgcagctggaTGGCTGTCATGTCATTTATGCTTTTCTACACAGACTTTGTGGGGGAGGGCCTGTACGAGGGCGTGCCGAGTGCATTACCAGGAAGTTTGTCCAGGCAAAGATACGATGAAG GCATCCGTATGGGCAGCCTGGGCCTGTTCCTGCAGTGTGCTACCTCAACCTTCTTCTCCCTGGTCATGAGTCGCTTGGTTCGCCATTTTGGCTCCCGGTGGGTCTACCTGAGCAGCATGGTGAGCTTCACTGCCTCCGCTTTGGTCATCTGCCTGTCCAAGAGTGTGGTGTTGGTCACTGTTATGGCAGCGCTCACCGGCTATGCATACGCCACACTGCAGACTCTGCCCTACACACTCACCTGCCACTaccacaaagagaaagag GTGTATatgccaaaaaagaaaaccaaaagcaTTCATAAAAACGGTATTACAACCAAGCCGGACTCTGTGTATCTGACCCCTGTGGAAGAGGAAGGCGGACTGAACCACAAAGCGGGGGCTCCCTACGGGAATGCCTTTATTGGCCAGGACAGTTATGAGTACTACCCCAGTCCACACGGCCAGAACGGCTCCTCTCACGGCTCTGGCGGCACCAAACAGGAGGAGACGGAGTCAGGCTTTGAGAAACGTGGTGTGGGTTTGGACTTTGCCATCTTAGACAgcactttcctcctctctcaggttTTCCCCACCCTCTTCATGGGCATGATCGTTCAGTTCGCACAGTCTGTCACTGCCTACATCGCCTCTTCTGCCATCTTCGGTGCTGTCGCCATCTACTTGGCCAGTCAGATCATCTTTGACCAAAAGGACCTCAAAAGCTGA